The genomic region GCAAGGGCACCATCAATCAGGTTCAGTGATTCAAGGTTATGGGTAATTACGTCCTTAATGGTGTCACCGCGCTTTAACTTAAGGCTTACATCACGTACTTCTTTGTCTTTCGTACTTAGCACTGCGTGGATTTCACAGATGTCCTCGCCGTAAGATATCCAATCGTCCACCCTTCCCAGCAGTTCTGCTAGTACTTCACTCCCTGACGTTACCAAGGCGATAGCCTTTAGAAAATTGCTTTTTCCTACTCCATTCTCCCCCAGAATGACAGTCGTAGCCCTGACGTTTGTCTTGTCGCTCTTAAAGGACAGACTCAGGTTGAGACCCTTGAAGTTACGAATCGTTATGTTTTTTAAAAACATGGTCTTTGCTATTACTTATGTACTCATTCTGAATGCCCGTCTCTCTAATTTTAAGGCAATATAGTGCTTTTTAAACGAGCAAGATACCTAGTATTGCGATCTCAACGACAAGTATTTATCTCGATCGTCTGTCTTCTTCTACTTAAACTGCAGAATGCAAAAGAACGAAGGTCCCAAGGTGGATCGCCAGGCAGTAGTAGTCATACATGGGATTGGGGAACAGAGACCAATGGACACGCTGCGCAGCTTCGTGAAGTGTATTCTTCCGAACGTATCCAATGCTGGAAACCCAGCCTATTTTAGCAAACCGGATGCTTTTTCTGATAACTATGAGTTGAGAAGGCTGACCGTAACTGAGAAGAAAGATAACTTCAAGACTGATTTCTACGAGTTTTACTGGGCGAATTCAATACAAGGAACCCAAGTATCGGATGTCTGGAATTGGGTTCGGAAACTGTTTTTGCGAAGACCTGGCAGCATACCCCGCAGGCTGAGATCGATTTATTTTTCATTTTGGCTAGCCGCAATCACCCTGATCGCTACTCTCGCCTCAACGGGCATAGCTATCGCTGCCATTTGGAAAGATTTCATAGACGGTAGCCTCCTGAATGTTTCACTAGGTCTGCTAGCTAGCGCCATACTGGCTGTTTTCAATGGCATTTTGGTCAATTATCTCGGCGATGCGGTGCGATACATGACGCCACTACCGAGAAATATCAATGAGCGCCAGCAGATCCGTAAAGCAGGAATTCAGCTTCTCAGAAGATTACATGAAACCGACCAGAACGGCAAAAACCGATACGACCGGGTTGTGGTGGTTGGCCACAGCCTGGGTTCTGTCATAGCCTACGACCTCCTCAACCTTTTCTGGTGCGAGCGAAACACCGGAATCCCTACGATCTCCCCGGATAAAATGGACCTGGCCGAGAGCCAAGCCACAGATTTGATGGGCGGCTCGATAAGTACCGACCAGTATCGGCAGGGACAGTTTGCATTCTGGGCGGCACAGGCTCCAAGGAAAGGGTCGTGGAGGATTTCGGACTTCATTACCCTGGGCAGCCCATTGGCCTTTGCGGAGCTGTACTTGGCTGAAAGTGAGTTGGCTTTTGACGAAAAAAAACGGCAGAGGGAGTTTTCAACTTGTCCGCCCGAAATGGAAAAGAATAATGCAGGGCAGTTTTTTTTCTCTTATCCGCTAAAAAGCGACGGACAGGTCAGAACCCTTCATCACGCTGCCCCATTTGCCTTTACCAGGTGGACGAACATTTTCTTCGCAAATGATTTTGTGGGCGGACCTATCGAGGGCTTTGGTTCTGGGGTAGAGAACACCCGCTTAGCACCGCAGAGGCTTGCTTGGTTACCTTTTTTCTCCCACACTAGATATTGGGATGAGTTGGAAACAGAGAGCCTGTCACTTATAAGAGCGCGGATGGAAATGCGTTTTGCGGAAAACCCTGATTTATAAAAGGAGTAACCTTGACGGTTCAGCCATACCACGATGCCAGATGTGAAATCACATAGCATAGATATTCAGGTAATAATCGTATGGTGTGCGAGGCTTTGATAATAAGTACATTGTCTATTTGTTTTCGACAAACCAGGTCACGATCTGGGGATTGTATCTCCCTGAAATAGCTTGACACAAATCGTGTAAAGTTATGAATACCACCAGTTTTAAATAATTTTCGAAGAAAAGCAGCCAGTATTGATAGTCGTCGAAGACAGCGGTAAGCTATTGGCAACATTCCAAATCAGTTTCATTTAACATCTGACTTATCAGGGCGGCCTGAGTGCTCAGATTGAAGAGGTGCGCGTAAACTCCACCCACCGTGGTCAGGGGCTCGGAACTGAGATCTTTCATTACGCCATCCAGGGGGGCTCATGTTTTGCAGCTAACTACTGACTACACAGACCCCGAGTCAAACGGTTTTACCAATCACTGGGATTCATAGACGCTCATGAAGGCATGAAACTTCAATTTGACCGTTGAGACAAACCGCCTATCTTTACCCACCCACTCATACAACGACCCTAGTAGGTTTGTAATCTAACGGATTTTACTTCAGAAAGGGATTGCCGAATTTACTTATTATCAAAGAAAAGAAGACTATGAAAAATGTCATTCCATATTCTGACGTTTGTCTTTACGCTCAGGAATGTGGATAGAATCCGTGTGCGAGAGCCGTGGGGAAAAATGTACCTTTGAGTAGTTTAGACCTATGTCATGCAAAGTGGCTGTAGAGAATAAACTGAGCATTTAGGTGCTTACCGTATAAATCTCGGTACGCCATAAATCCCGGTACGCCGGAGCGGCCCATTTAGATACTGTTGGCGAATTCAATTTGGAAGAAGAACCCCAATAAGACTAATCCATTAGTTATTTCAAACTAGTTGGTTGGTTTTATTGGTTGTGATATCCACTTTAATTGCCTGAGTACGTTATGTGCATGAAAGGTTACCTCAACTGCCTACCTAAACCCAACCAGTATGAAAACCATTCTCGCCCTATCCATCGGCATATTGTTTGCTCTCTTTTCCTGCAATACCACCACCCAGGAGGATGCAGACCTGGAAGGTACCCCTGTAAAAGGTGGCCCGGTGGTGGTGTCATTCAAGAATCCGCATGATATTGATGCTCGTTTACAGTTTTTCTCCATCTCGATGAACGATTCGACCTGGACAGGCAAGATGCACCTCGCCACCTTGTATTACGATGACACGCAGTCGACGCTGAACGACAATTCCGACAAACCTGATATGATCTTTGACACGCTTGCTATAACCCCAGCAAATGATTACCTGGTTTTCAGCCATTCTGTCAATTATTTCGATGCCAACGAATACATTTTGCAAAAAGGAGATTCGGTACAGATCGAATACAAGAACAAAAGGCCACGACTCACTTTTCAAAATCGGAAAATCTTAAAGTACGATGCTAATTTCGATAGCTTAGCCCGGTCTTATTTCAAGCAAGATCAATATTCGCCTGTGGGAAAATTCCTGGAAGCACGTGGTTTGGCTATGGCAGAGACTATGTCTAGTAAAGAGATTACATCTAAAAACCATAAGCTGACTTTCCCACAAAAGAAGGCAAGAAATCTTGGTATAATAGCAGATTTCAGGAACAAGTTTTATGCAGAAACAAAAACTTATTTGAGCAAAGAGAACAGTCTGCTTGATTCTCTAAAATCCATCAAAGGGTTATCAGCCGTTCCCTATTACTTTTACAAAGAGCGGAATAAATACCTCGGTTACTTGCTGGATGCACTAACCGACCGCCTCAGCCAACCGCAAATTACCGCCATCCTGAAAGAGCATCAGGTAAACCGTCTTGGGTACCCTGACATCTACTACCAACAATTTCTGGAAGCCATTGAAGAAAAATACATACAGGAAAAAGTCAATTTTATCGATAACGATAAGCCCAGTCTCTGGGACTATCGACAAGTCTTCGATCAAGTCGACACCTCCTCCCTCTTTCCCGAAAAAGACCGCAACTACCTTCTCACCAAGGAGATCAAGCGGATCCATGACACATTTTCCCACGACGATTTCATCGCCTATTTCAAAAAGTATGAGTCCAAAGTCAAGGATAAGAACCTGGTCAATGCGGTACGCCAAGACTTTGCGCTGGAATTCGACGACCGCCGCAGCGAAACGGGTTCGGTGGTACTCACCGACCTGAGCGGCAAGAAAATGACTTTTGATGAAGTGAAGGCCCGGCACAAGGGGAAGGTAATCTACGTTGATTTCTGGGCCAGCTGGTGCGGCCCATGCCGCGAAGCCATGCCTGCCTCTGCTGACCTACGTAAAGCTCTCAAAGACAAAAAAGTGGTGTTCGTGTACCTTTCCATTGACGGTAGCATCAAGCCCTGGCAGAAGGCCAGCGAAATCGAGAAGCTCAGCAAATACGCTGAAAACTATCTTATCGTGAACACCAGCACGTCCGATTTTTTAAAACAAAACAAATTGAACACGATTCCCCGTTACATGATTTTCGACAAAACCGGGCGACTCACCCACGCCAATGCGCCCCGCGTGGAAAGCGGTGGCGTGGGCCTGCTGCTGACTTCCCTGGCGGGTAAGCCCTAGCAAAAATTTTTCAAGGCAGGTGCCCTTACAGAATTATGGGCGGGCGTTGCATTTTAACCAGAATGGTGGTATAACTAAACTTATGTTATTGAAAGATTCTTTTAACTAACTTGAACACCTGCTATTTGGTGAACTTTAATAATACAAAGAACAATCGCTACAGACAAAGAACAGGTTAACATTGAATGGATATCAAACAGGTTTTTCTGCTGTATCATTGACATCCCAGCAACTTGTCTGGCATTTTATCATACAAGCTCAGGGTTTGTTTTTCTCCTTCCTCGTTTTTGAATGACCCTATAGTAACTTGGAATGTTTTAAAATAAAAACTATCTTGATTTGAGGTTAAGTTGAAATACATTTTATCGCCATAATCTTGGAAGGAGGCAATAAAATAGCGGCCCGAGAATTTAGTGAAAAAGTCAGATATACTGTTTTTAGTTTTGTAAACATCACAACCGTAAACAATATAAGGGGAATCCCATGTACGTGACCCGAGCCTATTTCGGAGCGCATACAAATCCATGCTAGGCATTTTACCGCGCTCGATTTCTGATAATAAAATCTCTACCGTTTGGGGCTCAAAATAAGTAGCAAAAGACTGAATGATTTGTGAAAACTTAGAAAACCTAAGAATTGTATCCGATCGAACCGTAGTGCCAACGTCATTGTCTGTAGGATATCCATACCTACCTATGAACAATCCGACCTGTTTAGATAATGTAAGTCGGTAAGGGTTGTCAAAGTCACCGGTTGCTGAGCAGTATTTCATCAATGAATCATATTTTTCAACCAATAAGCCATACTCGTCATTTAAGGTAATATTTCGTTTTTGACTATTTACTTGACATGTTGTCTCTAATTTTTTATAAAAACGACTTTCGCTAATAATACCCTTAAAGATACTTTTTTTAAAAAATGTGATCGGGCACCCATTCTCTGCCATCCATAAGCAATAAGTCTTGAGAGTGTTCCACTCAGAAAGCTTTGCTGCACACACTGACCCGTTATAAAGATCCCCAACAAAAATCTTATTTTTATCGACGGAGCTAAAAGCGCTATCATAAAGTTGTAAAGCCTTTATATGGCTTTTTTGGATTATAAATAACTCTGCTCTGTTTGTGAACTCATAATACTGTTCGATACCAGCTGAACAACAAGTGGACCACAGTGAAGACCCCAAAATTAAAACTTTACAAATAGTATTCATTGAAGTTGTTTTAAGTCGAAACGCTTGACTGATTACGTTGTTTTGTAATCTAATTTATGTTATTGATAGATGAATTAATTTGTAAAGAATGCCACCTCTTTTTTATGAAAGAAAGAATTGAGTAGTTCTACATCATTCCTGATTTCCTCAACTTTGCTTACTGCGGCCTCTACCAAGTCTTTTAAATTCAGAAACGCCTGATTTTTCAGCTCCTTTTTCAATTGGTTCCATAGGAGTTCTACAGGGTTCAATTCTGGACTGTAGCCCGGTAAGGCAACCAAGTGTATCCTCCCTGGCTTCCTTTTCAAAAAGTCTTTAATGGCCTGGCTGCGATGAATCGTAGCTCCATCCCATACCACTATCAGATCCTTCTTGCGGTACCTGCGGCACAGATACTCTAGAAAACCAATTACCCCGTCGCTATCGAAGGCTTTGTGCTGCCCACTGAGGTATAAACGGCCATTGGGAGCCAAGCCAGCGATCAGACTTAGATGTTCCCTTCCCGCTTTCTCTTCGATGATCGGTGTCTGCCCTCGGGGTGCCCAAGTACGGCTCAGGAAAGGCAACAGATAACAGGCTGCTTCATCAATGTATAGGATAACCCTGTTCTCATCCTCAGCTTTTTTTTAGTCCTGGAAGTACCTCTTCCCGCCACTGATTTACTTTCTGAGTACTCTGCTGGCGGGCTTTCTTGGCTGGTTTTTGCAGGCTCCATCCCAGCTTTTTCAGGATACGGCCCACTTGGGTCGGGTCATAGCTTACACCGAACAACCTTTCAATCAACGCGTTCACTCGCTGTCGGGTCCATATCTCTCCGCTGAACCCATGGTGTTGTGCTCCCCGTTTGAGTTCCTCCACCAGCTTCTCCAATTGATCGCTAGTCATTCGAGGCGGGGCACCGGTGGCCTTCCGAGCCAAAAGCCCCTGCGCGCCTGAGTCTCGGTACTTCTTTAAAGTCTGGCTGACCCAGCCTTCGGTCAGCCCAAGCGCGGCCGAAATGTCCTTCTGACGCCAGCCAGCTTCTTTCATCTCTACGCAGCGCTTCCGGAAAGCTTCGTAGTCGCTAGGTTTGTATTTTGCTCTCATTCTTGCAAAGTACAAACTTAATATATTTATTCACTGATCAATAAAAGATATTTCCGGGAAGTGAGACTGATATGTGCTTTGAAGTAGTCTTGTTAAAATACCAATGTAGTCCGCCACTATAAATGGGTTTAGCTTTATTCTCATGTGGGTAATTTTTCATACAACAAGGTATTACCATGTCTTTTCTCCACTCTTCATCTTTTCAAGCCTTTTTATTAGATCTCCCTCTTTTTCTCCTGAAAGGGCAACCACTTGTTCCATGGTTTTAACCCCTTCGCCCTTCTTACCAGTCTTATATAATAGATTGGCATAGGTAGATAAAAAACCTATGTTGTGCTCGTTCTCGCTCGTCAATAAGTACTCAGACCACCCAACTGCTTTTTCAATGCTCGCCGGATCATCACAAAACAGGAAGACATCGTTGGCGTAGGAATCTAACTGGTCCTTAGCAATTACATTTTTTTGGGAAGATATATAGGAAGCGAATGCGGGCCAGTTAGCAGCCCATTTGTAGTACGTGGGTTTAGATGTCAGTAGAATTTCATCGGAAAGGTCTGGAAACTCCTTCTTTAGCTTACCCTCTACCTCCGTCCAATTCACACTCTCGTTTACCTCCCCTAAATAGCCAAACATTCCACCATAGTCTTTTTTGACACCATTCTTCCTCAGGTACGGGAACACTATATCGTCAAATACTACGATCTTCACCAGTCTTGCGCTCTTCCCTTTTCCTAATACCTGATCCGCCTTATCTGCCTGATTCCTTAGGACGGAAAACCCTGGATCAGTTATATGCCTCGTGTTGCTCGCGATGAGTTTCAGGTTCTCCTCCGTCAAAAGGTCGTTCTGAGTCGTCAGATATGTATTCGTGACCACCGGTATAAACTCTCTGTCATTCATTAGTCGGGCTGACTTCATCATCCCTAAAAGTGATTCAAAATCTTTGCTTCCTCTAATAAACTGCCACTTTTGTTTCGGATATCCAGCTAGGGCCGCTTCTGACTTGGAGATAAATTCATCCGCAGTAGTTGATCCTCCATTTATCCTGTGCACAATCTCACCCTTTGGATTAAAAAACAAATAGGTGGGATAACTATCTATGTTGTATGTATTAACCAGGTCCTGAGCATCCTTATACCACTTTTTCGTCTGATCGTCGTCTTTTTGGGTGGAATCTATCTGCACCTTTACATTTATAAAAAAGGCATTGAAGAATTCCCCCACTTTCTTCTGTGGAAAGATGTTCTGATCCATCATTTTACAAGGGCCGCACCAGGTGGTGTATGCGTCAATAAAAATATATTTATTCTCCTTTTTTGCTTTCTCCTGGATCTGTTGCCAACTTAAACCATGCTCAAATTTGATACCTGTCGTTTTCTGGGCATTAGCTACACCCATGATAAAAAACATAACGATTAAATACTTGGTTCTCATAGGGATTATGGTTTAGGATAAACTTTTTGCTGCTCTTTAAAAGACGCTTTCTAACGATACATACTACTGATACATTTTTGCAAAGGCCGAAGGATGTTGTGTAAGTGGAATTATGTTGTTTAGTGTATGAATGCGTTTTTGTCATACACTCTTGTTGATCCCCGATTTCTTCGTACATTTCTGTCATACCTCATGTATGGCAGAAATCCTATGGGTACTCAGAAGGGTAAGACAGAATGTGATTTAAGCGCTCCACTTACTGAAAAGCCCAGCAGAATAGGTAGGCCATCCCGAAAAGTCAAGGCACCTACCC from Salmonirosea aquatica harbors:
- a CDS encoding winged helix-turn-helix domain-containing protein; its protein translation is MRAKYKPSDYEAFRKRCVEMKEAGWRQKDISAALGLTEGWVSQTLKKYRDSGAQGLLARKATGAPPRMTSDQLEKLVEELKRGAQHHGFSGEIWTRQRVNALIERLFGVSYDPTQVGRILKKLGWSLQKPAKKARQQSTQKVNQWREEVLPGLKKS
- a CDS encoding thioredoxin family protein gives rise to the protein MRTKYLIVMFFIMGVANAQKTTGIKFEHGLSWQQIQEKAKKENKYIFIDAYTTWCGPCKMMDQNIFPQKKVGEFFNAFFINVKVQIDSTQKDDDQTKKWYKDAQDLVNTYNIDSYPTYLFFNPKGEIVHRINGGSTTADEFISKSEAALAGYPKQKWQFIRGSKDFESLLGMMKSARLMNDREFIPVVTNTYLTTQNDLLTEENLKLIASNTRHITDPGFSVLRNQADKADQVLGKGKSARLVKIVVFDDIVFPYLRKNGVKKDYGGMFGYLGEVNESVNWTEVEGKLKKEFPDLSDEILLTSKPTYYKWAANWPAFASYISSQKNVIAKDQLDSYANDVFLFCDDPASIEKAVGWSEYLLTSENEHNIGFLSTYANLLYKTGKKGEGVKTMEQVVALSGEKEGDLIKRLEKMKSGEKTW
- a CDS encoding TlpA family protein disulfide reductase, whose protein sequence is MKTILALSIGILFALFSCNTTTQEDADLEGTPVKGGPVVVSFKNPHDIDARLQFFSISMNDSTWTGKMHLATLYYDDTQSTLNDNSDKPDMIFDTLAITPANDYLVFSHSVNYFDANEYILQKGDSVQIEYKNKRPRLTFQNRKILKYDANFDSLARSYFKQDQYSPVGKFLEARGLAMAETMSSKEITSKNHKLTFPQKKARNLGIIADFRNKFYAETKTYLSKENSLLDSLKSIKGLSAVPYYFYKERNKYLGYLLDALTDRLSQPQITAILKEHQVNRLGYPDIYYQQFLEAIEEKYIQEKVNFIDNDKPSLWDYRQVFDQVDTSSLFPEKDRNYLLTKEIKRIHDTFSHDDFIAYFKKYESKVKDKNLVNAVRQDFALEFDDRRSETGSVVLTDLSGKKMTFDEVKARHKGKVIYVDFWASWCGPCREAMPASADLRKALKDKKVVFVYLSIDGSIKPWQKASEIEKLSKYAENYLIVNTSTSDFLKQNKLNTIPRYMIFDKTGRLTHANAPRVESGGVGLLLTSLAGKP
- a CDS encoding IS630 family transposase encodes the protein MPFLSRTWAPRGQTPIIEEKAGREHLSLIAGLAPNGRLYLSGQHKAFDSDGVIGFLEYLCRRYRKKDLIVVWDGATIHRSQAIKDFLKRKPGRIHLVALPGYSPELNPVELLWNQLKKELKNQAFLNLKDLVEAAVSKVEEIRNDVELLNSFFHKKEVAFFTN